Proteins encoded by one window of Nicotiana tabacum cultivar K326 chromosome 10, ASM71507v2, whole genome shotgun sequence:
- the LOC107829971 gene encoding 3-ketoacyl-CoA synthase 11-like, protein MSVVNSIIFWALLIFIWGVRRCFIQMRSKKVFLIEFACSKPPISQMCTKIMTAERVKILGNYSEEMMDYMKMTMDKVGLGDNTYLPEALHKDPPNPCMDLARKESEFVMFGSLDNLFEKTKVVEPKDIGILIVNCSVFHPVPSLSSMIVNRYKLNHNILSYNLTGMGCTAGLLAIRLANQLLQVHENTCALILSTENTTDCIYVGNDESKFISNCTFRVGGAAILLSNRPSDKEFSKYEILHDVHTHGASLDRSYKSIFLEEDEQGLIGVSITKDLLVAATNAIETNLTLLGPLILPLSEKYIFFKNLIRRFLGVGNVKKYVPKFNAAVDHFFPHVGGLPVLNQLQKMLKFRDESMEASKITLRRFGNTSSSSVWYELAYAEAKGRIKKNDRIWQMAFGSGFKCSSLIWRAMRSVDSNDFKNPWNGEIDTGDLDLNGIETFNFDYFEPPLLLS, encoded by the exons atGTCTGTTGTCAATTCAATAATATTCTGGGCGTTGCTTATTTTCATATGGGGAGTACGGCGTTGTTTCATTCAAATGCGTTCTAAAAAAGTTTTCTTGATAGAGTTTGCATGTTCAAAGCCCCCAATTTCACAAATGTGCACAAAAATAATGACAGCAGAAAGAGTGAAAATTCTTGGAAATTACTCTGAAGAAATGATGGATTACATGAAGATGACAATGGACAAAGTAGGTTTAGGTGATAACACCTATTTGCCAGAGGCTTTGCATAAAGATCCTCCTAATCCATGCATGGATTTAGCAAGAAAAGAGTCCGAGTTTGTCATGTTTGGATCTTTGgacaatttatttgaaaaaacTAAAGTTGTTGAGCCTAAGGATATTGGCATACTAATAGTGAATTGCTCTGTTTTTCATCCTGTGCCGTCTTTATCGTCTATGATAGTTAATCGTTACAAGCTGAACCACAATATTTTGTCATATAATCTTACTGGAATGGGTTGCACTGCTGGACTTTTGGCCATTCGTCTTGCCAACCAACTTCTTCAG GTGCATGAAAACACATGTGCTTTAATATTGAGTACAGAGAACACTACAGACTGCATCTACGTGGGAAATGATGAGTCCAAATTCATATCAAATTGCACATTTCGTGTTGGTGGAGCTGCAATTCTCCTCTCTAATCGACCATCCGATAAAGAATTTTCCAAGTACGAAATCCTTCACGATGTCCATACTCATGGCGCAAGTTTAGATCGTTCATACAAATCAATTTTCCTAGAAGAAGATGAACAAGGTTTAATTGGTGTTTCCATAACTAAAGATCTTTTGGTCGCAGCAACAAATGCTATAGAAACCAACCTTACCTTATTAGGTCCTTTAATCCTACCCTTGTCGGAAAAatacattttctttaaaaatcttATAAGACGATTTCTAGGGGTTGGAAATGTAAAAAAGTACGTACCAAAATTTAATGCAGCGGTTGATCATTTCTTCCCTCATGTTGGAGGATTACCAGTTCTAAACCAATTGCAAAAGATGTTGAAGTTTCGTGATGAGAGTATGGAAGCTTCAAAAATTACGTTGCGACGATTTGGGAATACTTCGAGTAGTTCAGTTTGGTATGAACTTGCATATGCAGAGGCTAAGGGGAGGATCAAGAAAAATGATCGAATTTGGCAAATGGCATTTGGATCGGGTTTCAAATGTAGCAGTTTGATTTGGCGTGCCATGAGATCTGTTGATAGCAATGACTTCAAAAATCCATGGAATGGGGAAATTGATACTGGTGATCTCGACTTGAATGGGATTGAAACATTCAACTTTGACTACTTTGAACCACCACTACTGTTATCTTAA